Within Gilvibacter sp. SZ-19, the genomic segment CAGTCAGGCCGCCATTGAGTTCCAACACATATTTAGCGGGAGCTCCAGATGGGAGCGAGCTCGTGTTTAGCGGCCGAGCGTTCTTTTGAATGCTCACTACTTTTTGGTTGCTCCCAATGTAGATAATGTCTAAGGGGAAGCGGGTGTTCTTCATATAAAAGGCTTGCTGGCGTTCCTGGTCCATAATGAACAGCATGCCCTGTTTTTCTTCCATTCCGTTGCGATACATTAGCCCGGTCTGGCGTTCGTATTCGTTGTCTGCCACTTCAATGTCTATGGCAATACTTCCAATGCTGTCGGGCTTTACTATGGTCAGCTCACCTTCTTTAATAAAGGTGATCTCTTTGGCAGTAACAGTCTTATTAGCATCCGAAGTATCCTTGCAACTGCTAAATAACAGTGCTAAAACGATTCCGCTATAAAAAATTCGTCGCATCTAAGCAGTTTTTGTTTTGTAAAAGGTCGGTTTGCGGAACATCAGATATAGCCCAAAGATTATAAATGGAATACTAAGTAGTTGGCCTGTGTTGAGGCCAAAGGTGGTCAGGTATTCATCTCCTTGCGATTCTTTCATGAATTCTACCACAAAGCGTACGCTCCAAAGCAGGACAAAGAACAAACCGAACATATAGCCCAAACGCCATTTTTTGTCGGTCTTCCAATACA encodes:
- a CDS encoding DUF192 domain-containing protein translates to MRRIFYSGIVLALLFSSCKDTSDANKTVTAKEITFIKEGELTIVKPDSIGSIAIDIEVADNEYERQTGLMYRNGMEEKQGMLFIMDQERQQAFYMKNTRFPLDIIYIGSNQKVVSIQKNARPLNTSSLPSGAPAKYVLELNGGLTDQWNIKVGDSLSWEIQ